In a single window of the Elaeis guineensis isolate ETL-2024a chromosome 8, EG11, whole genome shotgun sequence genome:
- the LOC105050359 gene encoding mitogen-activated protein kinase kinase 4-like codes for MKPNPLPNARPGQPDQPARPRRRPGLTLPLPPRDPTSLAVPLPLPPPSAPASFSSSPAAPGGAQPPTASTQTLALADLERVRRIGSGSGGTVWMVRHRPTGWIYALKVIYGTHEDAVRRQICREIEILRTADNPHVVRCHGFYDRAGEIHILLEYMDGGSLDGRRIASEPVLADVARQVLAGLAYLHRRRIVHRDIKPSNLLINAARQVKIADFGVSRILAQTMDPCNSSVGTIAYMSPERINTDLNKGVYSGYSGDVWSFGLSMLEFYLGRFPFGEQLGRQGGDWASLMCAICYSNPPEAPPTASPEFRSFIACCLQKEPHRRHTSSQLLRHPFITRAQVIAPAAPAPLNNCVPLT; via the coding sequence ATGAAACCCAACCCACTCCCCAATGCGCGGCCGGGCCAGCCCGACCAACCCGCCCGCCCCCGCCGCCGCCCTGGCCTCACCCTTCCTCTCCCCCCGCGCGATCCCACGTCCCTCGCTgtccctctccccctccctcccccctccgcccccgcctccttctcctcctcccctGCCGCCCCCGGCGGCGCCCAGCCCCCGACCGCCTCCACGCAGACCCTGGCGCTCGCTGACCTCGAGCGCGTCCGTCGCATCGGCAGCGGCAGCGGCGGCACCGTCTGGATGGTCCGCCACCGTCCCACCGGCTGGATCTATGCCCTCAAGGTGATCTACGGCACCCATGAGGACGCCGTCCGCCGCCAGATCTGTCGCGAGATCGAGATCCTCCGCACCGCCGACAACCCCCATGTGGTCCGGTGCCATGGCTTCTATGACCGGGCGGGAGAGATCCACATCCTCCTCGAATACATGGACGGCGGCTCCCTCGACGGCCGCCGCATCGCCTCCGAGCCCGTCCTTGCCGACGTTGCCCGCCAGGTCCTCGCTGGCCTTGCCTACCTCCACCGCCGCCGGATCGTCCACCGCGACATCAAGCCCTCCAATCTCCTCATCAACGCCGCCCGCCAGGTCAAGATCGCCGACTTCGGGGTCAGCCGGATCTTGGCCCAGACCATGGACCCCTGCAACTCCTCGGTGGGGACGATCGCCTACATGAGCCCCGAGCGGATTAACACCGACCTTAACAAGGGGGTCTACTCCGGCTACTCCGGCGATGTTTGGAGCTTCGGCCTCAGTATGCTCGAGTTCTATCTGGGACGGTTCCCCTTCGGGGAGCAGCTGGGGCGGCAGGGCGGGGACTGGGCCAGCCTCATGTGCGCCATCTGCTACTCCAACCCGCCGGAGGCGCCGCCCACCGCCTCGCCGGAGTTCCGAAGCTTCATCGCCTGCTGCCTCCAGAAGGAGCCCCACCGCCGGCATACCTCCTCCCAGCTCCTCCGCCATCCCTTCATCACCCGGGCCCAGGTCATCGCCCCAGCGGCGCCGGCTCCGCTGAATAATTGCGTACCGCTGacgtag